The DNA sequence TCCATTGATTCAAAGTGGTAGTCATGCCCTTCCGTCTCAAGCTTTTGGATATCCAACAGGTCGTTAATCAAACGGTTCAATCGCAATGTTTCTTGATGAATAATCTGCACGTATTCTTTAACTTGCTGACTAGACATTTCTCTATCGAGCAATAATTCTGAATATCCACGCAAGCTAGTAAGAGGCGTTCGAAGCTCATGACTTACTGTAGAAATCAGATCATCTTTGATTCGCTCCACTTCACGCTGCTGCGTTACGTCACGGAATATGCCGCGATAGGAAGTGCGTTTTTCACTGTCAATAGCACAAACAACAGCACCTTGAACTACGATTGCGTAATCGTCCTGAGTTTTTAGTGTGACCTCTAAGGGCTGCGACTCACTAACCATCGCTGAAGAACCAATCAGCAAGCGAACTGCTCCCAAGCAATCAGCCACAATGAAATCCTCAATTGTGTATTGCGATATTCTGCTTTGCTCTAGCCCAAGCCGCTTCATCCACTCGGGATTCATGAACAGCAAGCCGCCATTTGAATCAACGCCAAATATCAAATCACTCGCTTCTTCGAAGAGTGTTCGGTATTGCTGCTCGCTTTCTCTAAGAACTGCTTCAGAGCGATGGCGATCTGTAAGATCGCGAGCAATGCCCAGAATGTAGCCCGTTACGTCGCGGGATGTACGAACACAACGAAATTCCACTGGCACCTGAACACCATCACGACGTTCATGAAAGAGATTTACAGTTACAGGAACGTTTGGTTCCATCGAGGCAATAAGCTTTAAGAAGTCTGAGCTATGCGAATCCAGACTTTTCCCCATTTGTTTACCAAGGGTCTTTGCTTGCGGATGAGAGAACATTCCAATAGTCATACCTATTAACTCATGGCGACTTTTTAGTAGTGACTCACATGCTTGTCGATTTACATCAACGATGGTCCCACTATGGTCCATCACAAAGATTCCATCACCTGCAGTTTCAAAGAGACTCCGAAAACGATGCTCACTTTCATGAAGCGCCTGCTCAGCCATTTTTTGCTCAGTAATATCTACTGTTGTAGATGAGATACCGACCAGTCTTCCTGTAAGGTCCTTAATTGGCGCTACAGACATTTGCACATGAACACTACGACCATCTTTTCGAATACGCATTGTCTTGAGATCACGCAAACCCTCATCAGCCAAAGCAGCTTGATTTATTGTCTCGAGTTCATTCCACCTATCTTTAGGAACGATTTTCTTATAGAGCTGCCCTATCGCTTCAGCTTGCGAGTAACCGTATAACTCTTGAGCTGCGTGGTTCCAGCTCACAATTCTATTATCAAGATCTTGACCAATAATTGCGTTATTGGAGGACTCTACAATCATACCTAACTGACGCGTAGCCTCTTCCGCACGGAGCTGATCTGTAATATCAGTAGAAGAACCAACCATTCCAATACTCTCGCCGTCACGATTAATTCGTGGCACCAACCACGTCGCAACCCAACGTACTTCTCCATCTTTGCGCCTAAGTCGCCATGTACTTTCATAGTGGCTACTCGAACCTAAGACGCGCTCAAGATCAATGCAAATTCGATCATGATCATCAGGATGCAATAGACTACGCCAATTCGAATCCATATCCGAGAGCGTTGTATAACCAGTAAACTCACGACACATCTGGTTTAAGTAGGTAATATTCCCCGCCTTATCGCTCATCCAGATCATAACTGGAGCCCATTCAGCAATATTATGGAATCTAGCTTCACTTTCACGAAGTTCGTGCGAGCGATCCTCAACCAGCGTCTCTAAATGATTTTGATAAGAAATGATTTTGAGTCTGACCTGATCATGGCGTACCGACAACTCAGCCAGCCTCGTTGCCGCTTTCAGTAGCCTTTGCGTAAACTCCTGCGGCTCGCCCTCCTCATCACCAACAATGAGAATTGCCCCTCGCGTATTTCCACTATCGTCTGGTAGCGGGCACAACCAGACTCCTTTAGACTTCTTTTCAAATTGATTAACGATTGTCGCTAAGTCACCTGTGACATGCTCCGCATCATGCTCAATGAATCGGAACTCACTTCCGCCAATACGCTCTTCTAGATCTGTTTTGAGCTTCCCTAAACTCGAAAAGCAAATGACCTGAAAGTTACTGAGCTCATCTCGAACGACGCGGTCAGTAAACGATGTGTCCTTAATCTGGCCTTCATCATAAATAATTCCGCATCTTCGATCAGGCAATAAGTCCATCAAGCCATGACTAATTTTACCCAGGGTCTCCTCGAGAGAAGAGTTCTGTATCAGTTCGCCAAGAATACGATTTTGAAATCGATTAAGTTCGTTTTCTCGACGACGACTGGTAATGTCAATATTGATAAAGACAGCTTCATCACCCTTACCATACTTTCTTCCGTATATCGCAAAGTTCTGTAAGTCTGTTCTTGCAGAAACTAACCGCCCCACCCATTCGCGAGAAGCGACTTGCTGCTCACTCTCAAAAAACCAACGCACAAAATCAGCAATGTCATCTGATACACCGATTGTGTCTTCACGTTTTGCAAGAAAACCGACTTTTTGGCCAACAATATCCCCAGAGGCCATGTCGATAGTTTCACTAAGATGCCGGTTGACCCCTCGATAACAAAGATCAGATCCAATCCAAGCCACATCAGCAGGAATTGCATCAATGATGGACTGAAGATGTTCTTTAGAGTTAACGCGATAAGACGAAGCATCTGCAACATCGCCGCCAACATGTTCCGTTTTTATCTGGATGATTACGACTTGATAATCATCTTCTCGCGGCAGTAACTCTAACTCCGCTTTTCTGCCCCCACGCTGAGTCAGGGAGACGTCGACACAGAAGTTGTCGCTCATTGAATATTGCTTATCTTTGGGCACCTCATAATTAACAAAGTCACTGAGCATGGCCGGCCTTCCTGCCATTGGTCGATCTCCAACCATCTGCCACCATGCACTATTTGCATAGACCAGCAAACCATCATCATCAATCAGCCCTGCTGGAAGATTAATTGCGTCGATTAACCGAACCACAGTTCGCATTGGGCCGGATCCAGGGATCAGTAGTTTTTCTGATTTTAAGCTCATTGATGAGATGATCTGCTCTCCAGATATTGGCGATAAAAGAAACGCGTAATCACACTGTTATGTATGCCAATAACTACCGCATAAACCTCCATAAACTCGGTTTCAAGCGAAATAATGCCTTGAACTTCTCTTCTTACCAGGGCGGGGACCTCCGCAATCCAATTTCCATGTCTTCCAATTCACTTTGATATCAATCACTGGCAGAACTCAACCCAAATTTCTGCATCCGATACCGTAAAGTCTCGCGTTTTATTCCTAAGATCCGGGCTGCTGCTGACTGATTCCAACCTGTTTCTTTAAGCGTATTCAGTATCATTTCACGTTCTTGTTGAGCAAGCATCGACTCACCACCATCAGACGCTGCTGTATAGGAGGGTCGTGAATTACTGTCTCCACCAATCTCTGGCGGCAACGATCTTATTTCTATAACACCTGCATCTGCCAAAAGCATGCAGCGCTCAATCACATTTCTTAACTCACGAATATTGCCTGGCCATCGATACGCTGTCAGGGCCTCCATGACTCCTTTACCCAGGACTGGAGGGTGTAAACCCTGTCTTGCGGCGACCGACAAAAGAAAATGGTCAACAAGAGGTGCAATATCTTCGCGTCTTTCACGAAGAGGCGGAACCACGATAGGAAACACATTGAGACGATAGTAAAGATCACTTCGAAATCGACCTTTATCTACCTCTTCACGAAGATCTCGGTTGGTTGCCGCAACGATTCGTACCGCTACATCAATGCTTTGATTTCCACCAACACGGGTTATCTGCCGTTGCTCGATAACTCGCAAGAGCTTTACCTGTAAGCCTAAATCCATTTCGCCAACTTCATCAAGAAATAGCGTCCCTTCATTCGCCGATTCAAGCAGACCAATCTTCATTTCGTCAGCACCGGTGAATGCGCCTTTTTCGTGACCAAACAACTCATTTTCTAAGAGCGTTTCTGGCAAAGCCGCACAGTTGATAGCGACAAGAGAATTATCTCTCCGAGGAGACTGCTGATGTATATAGGTTGCACATACTTCTTTACCGGTTCCAGTTTCGCCCTGCAAAAGAACGGTTGCTTCTGAGGAGGCGACCTTTTGGCACATAACTAGAATGTTTGACATCTTGGCCGATTCAGCAATTGGGGCAATATCCTTACCGACAACTGACTTCCCAGTTTTACCGATGATATCTTTAGCGTCTGTCTGGCCTGCAACCGTCGCAAAATCTTGCAACTGACGACTCGCTACTGACAACTCTCGCTGCGCGGACTGAAGTGTCTGTTGCTGATTTTTATGTGTCTTAGAGAGAGACTGTAAGTCTTTGGCGTACCGAAGAAGCTGCGTATGAGCAACGTCAAGTTCCTCGCGAAGTTCAGAGCTGTCCTGGGTATCCTGATTCCCTTCTCTGGCGTGACGAATATCTCTTGCGTAGCGAATGAGCTGCGACTGAGCTAAACGCAATTGTTCACGCAAGAGTGCGATCGATTCTTCATGTTTGGAATTATCTTTAGAACTCATAATCTTCTATGAACTTTTACTAAGTAACGTTTAGAAGGCCGATCCAAGTAACTGCTCGACCGTATCTATCAACTCTAGAGGACTAAATGGCTTAACCAAATAGACCGTGACACCGGCTTCGGCACCTCGCTCCATATCAACTTTCTGACCGCGCGCCGTTAGCATGATTATTGGAATGTCTTTTCCATCGACTGTTTTTCTAAGTTCCACAACAACTTCAATACCAGTACGGCCTGGCATCATCCAATCAACAACGATTAGATCTGGCTTTTCGACAATGGCAATTTCCAACGCCTCATTGCCATCACTGGCTTCGAGGATCCGATAGCTATCACTCTCAAGGGTTGTACGAACCAGATTTCGCAGGCTCGCCTCATCGTCCACCACTAATACTGTCTTCATCTTTAAGATCTCCCACACATTTGGATTGCTGCACCATGATAGTAGCCATCGCTGGTGGGCTTCCAACTGGGGTGATCGCCAAATTTCCATCAATTCCCGATGTCGCTTTTACGCGACTCCAGGCAGAAATGCCTGAATTTGGCGGTGCAGAGCACCAAGTCACCCACAGAAGAGAGGGGGGACTGTGGGTGCTTGGTGCCTGCTGATGGCCTATGCCACCGCTCAAATAGGGGGGAGGAGAAAGAATATCTTCAATGTTTTCCGGATTTATGTGTGTCATGACCCTTGCGATTCCAATCCTCTTCGCAGTTTCATCAGAACCGAAGTATGAATCTGAGATACGCGACTTTCGGTCAATCCGAGCGTGATTCCAATTCGTTTAAGTGTCATATGCTCAAGATAGTAAAGACTCACAATCAACCTCTCGGTACGACTAAGCGCATCAAGTATCTCCCCACGAAGCTCTCCTCGAAGGAAATTTGAGTCGCCATTCTCCCCTGAGTCGCCACTGACTGCATCGATTCGAAAGAGCAACCGATCGCCTTTAGATGAAACAATATCATCGAGACTTTGGATGTGTCCTGCTTGCGAAGCACGAATACACTTGGTCACTTCTTCTTCACCTTGTCCAATGGTTTCTGCAATCTCGTCGTCACCAGGACGATAGCCATTTTCTGCCTGAAACTGATCTGCCATACGTCGTGTCTGACGACGACGAAGTCGAGCAATACGAGGCATCCAATCACTTGCTCGCATCTCGTCTAGCATCGCACCTCTTACACGCCAAGTGCAAAATGACTCAAAGCGTTTCCCTCTTTCGGGATCAAAGTTGTCAATTGCCTCCATAAGACCAAAAGTTCCCGCAATCATGAGATCATCTGAATCTAGAATCGCTTGGGCTGGCATTTTTGAAGCCATGACTCGAGACTGTGATCGCACCAGCGGCATGTAGTGCTCTACCAGTGCATTGCGATCTTTGTCATTTCGCTGCGCAAGGTATTTCGTCCATAGCTGCTCAGATTTGGCGTCTGATGCCTTTGATTTAGACAGAGTTTTATTTGCACTTACCATTATTTTCTCAGTAGTTGATTTTTCGCTATTGCTGCCTCAGATACCAATCCAAGACCCTACTCATGCCGCTTTGGGTGCGTGTAAATCTGCTGATTCCAACACCGACTGATCGAGCCGACCAGCCACATCTTGGCTGTATGAAGTCTCAGAAAGTTCTGTTTGAAGCACCTTGGCAACTGCGACTGGATCATCTGCAACTGTGGCGGCACCAATTTCTTGAGCCAAACCAGGAACGCGTGCAAAGATACCACCACCAATAACGACCGATGGCCGACTTGTGCTAGGCCAATCAGTGAGGCGACTTGTCAATGACCGGATCCAAGGCAAATCTTCAGCTGACGCACTAAAGACGACAACAGCATCGGGGGATAAGCGAGCCATTTCTGCGACAACTTCATCAGAAGATGCAATACCACGTGTAAAGAAAACGTGATATCCGTCAGCTTCAAGAAGCGTTGCAAGCAGCTCACCAGCACATTCATTTCCGTCATCAGGACCAGAAACGATCATGACTGTCTTACCACGAGCCAAGCGACGACTAAAGCCATTGCCAGCTTGATCAATCATTCCCCGAAGGGTCGACAATGCATAGTGATGTTGGAATACTGAAATTCCTTCACTCGCAGCCATCGATTCTATTCCTAACAATGCTGGCCACAAGACATCACTAATTGCCTGTCCCAAAGTTCCATATTCCGCCGTCATTCGTCTAACAGCCATTCGACCACCGTGGCGGTCCCCACTTAGTAGTTGCCCTATGAGTTGCTCGCGAGCTGGGCAAAATCGCTCTATATTTTCACACCACGTAACCATGATCGCTCCTTCCACAGACCGTTTATATTTCTTACTACACAAGATGTATATGCAATCACTGTGCCAAAACAAAAACCTCTCTGAATGAGTCTCAATTAGGTTTTTCTTAAAGCTCGCTGGTCATTGACCACCAGGCTCTTGTCCCATCTGGTGAATATTCACCAGTTAGCAGACCGGGCACGCATCAGATTCAGGCGACACTGCAAGAGTCCTTTGATTCCGGACCTGGCCTTCCTACTGATGCCCAAAACCCTTCTTTTGGTGCCAATATGACCCAGGTGATCCAAAGGAAACGACTGATTCACTAAGCAATTGTTGGCTGCCTGATAGGATGACACCCGTGCAGAGATCTACAGAAGATAACCCCCTGCAAATCAACAGCCCTTACAAGGATCCTATCCGTAACGGACTGGTCTCTTTAGTCAAACCTGCCTTGAACCGACTGCTTCGTCTCAGAACAATCAACAAGATCTACCGAAACTCGGTTTCCAACCCATCAGACCAACCCTTCAGTGCACGGGTACTTCAAGAATGCGGCATTGAAATAGATCTCTCTGATGATGCACTTAAACAAATACCAGCAACTGGCCCACTCATTATTGTTGCCAACCATCCATATGGAGGCGTCGAAGGACTGGCACTTGATGCCTTAGTCAGAAGAGTTCGCCCAGATGTAAAGTCCATTTCTAATTATCTCTTGCATGCGCTTCCACCGATGCGAGAAGATTTCCTACCAATCGATCCCTTTGGCGGACGCAATTCAGCCACACACAATCTCGCACCGCTGCGAATCGCGATGCGATGGCCTCGTGATGGACACGCCTTGATTATTTTCCCTGCTGGCGAAGTATCGCATTCGACCAGACAGAACTTCCATGTATCAGATCCACCCTGGGATCCTGGAATGGCACGACTGATTCGAAAATCCGGGGCTTCGGTGTTACCTATTTATGTACGTGGGCACAATCGAACCCGATTCCAAATCGCCGGTCTGCTACATCCCCGATTAAGAACGCTACTCTTGCCTCGCGAGTTTCTTAATCAGAGAGACTCAAGACTGCAACTTGAAATTGGCCATCTGATGTCGCCCGACCAGTTCGATCGTTTCCCTACTGACCATGATCTGATCTCTTACCTTCGCATCCGCACCTACTCCCTCCGCGGTCGAAAAGAGGACAAAGGCAAAAGTCGATCTGAGTTGCGACGTGCCAAAAAGAGAAGCCGCTCACGGCAGGCCGTGGCAAAACCCGGCAATCCCGAGCTTCTTTGCCGCGAGATAGAAGGCCTACCAAACGAATATCACTACGTCTCCAGCAACAAGTTCGATGTGTACTGTGCACCCGCGCATGCCATTCCTGAGACCATCCATGAAATTGGCCGACAACGCGAACTTGTCTTTCGCACGACCAATGCAGGAACTGGCAAAGCACTTGACCTTGATGAATTTGACGAGTCCTTCCATCATCTCTTTTTATGGAATAATGAACAAAGAGAGCTCGTTGGCGCCTACCGCCTTGGCCTCACAGATGAGATTGTGGCCAAACAGGGCCTGTCAGGCCTTTATTGCAGCACCCTTTTTCGCATCAAGCGACGACTTATTGATCAGCTGTTGCCCGCTATTGAATTAGGCCGCTCTTTCATTCGGCCTGAATATCAAAAAACACACTCTGCGCTCATGCTTCTCTGGAAGGGCATTGGTCAGTTTGTCTGCAAGCAACCAAAGTACAACCGACTTTTCGGTACCGTTACCATCACAAATGATTATCACAGTATTTCTAAACAGATCTTGATTGCGTTTTTGGAGTCAACACAATTTGTGCCGCCCATAGACAATATCTTTGAACCACGCCACCCAGTTCATTTACCACCCATACGTGACTGGGACTCTAAAGAAGCGAGCGTGATTATTCAGGATCTGGCAGATGTAGATGATTTAATTCGCGAAGTCGAAGAAGATCGCATGAGCGTACCGGTGCTCATACGCCAATACTCCAAGCTCAATGCGAAGCTCCTTGGATTCAATGTTGATCCTGACTTCGGAGATGTTGTAGATGGCCTCATGTACGTAGACCTCGCACAATCTGACCCGCGTTTTTTGACGTACTTTATGGGCCGAAAGAATGCTGCTGCATTCTTGGAATACCATAATCACAGTCAAGAAGAGAGTGCGCCTACAACGAAGTCAACTGAGTAATATTGACCACTACTCTACGTGAGCTTCTACACCGTAGATTGATGCGAGCAGCTCAACAACACCAATACGATCGGCATTAAACCACTCAAATTGGGACGGATCGATCTCATTGGCATCCACAGCAAATGCCAACTCTTCATCATCAATGCCTACTGGCGTATTAACGCCCACCCAGACATACCGATTTTCAACCACTAAAAAAAGAGGGCTTCCACGATCCTGGGGCTGCAATTTGAAATCTGTCTCGATGCAGGGCACCGCATCCATGTGCTCAGTTATCTCTTGAAGTCCCGTGACCTGCCCAAAGACATAGCTACCGTTAACTTCACCTCTTTGCATAAGAGAAACAACATCTGCACCAATCTCAATCGGTGCCTCCACACCTCTTTTGAGCGTCATGTAGGCCTCACCCTGAGAAAGCATCGGGTTATCAATTGCCAGAAGTGAAATCCCCAGGTCCCGACGAATCTCCCCAATCTGTGTCACATTAATTGACTGATGGCCAGCAAACGTCGCTTTCAAATTATATTGACCGAGGTCAGGGCTACTCCGATCCGAATCTACAAGCGCTGCTAGACCGAGACAAGTACTACTTGTAACAAGTACTAAACGTGTTTCAGATGCAGATAGCACCCCAGCCGAACATCGCCATTGGTAGTGATCATCGAATAACGGATCGACTTCGTTCCAAGAACCCTCTACTGAAACAACAGATAGAGGGAGTTCACTTATATTTAGACCAGCGACAGTAGATGAGTCAGAGTTATCTTTGGGACCATCGCATCCGACAACGCGAAGGCTTAAGCTCAATAGAAGCGATATCACAACAAATCGATATGTACTCATAACATAGTCTCATTGCCAACAAGAAGATGTTTCACTCGAAGCTACTCGGTCAAGTATAATTGCTGCTTCTGAGCACTGGTAAGAATCTTCAACAATCGTACTTCGATGCGCAGCTCCGCAACACAATACGGTAGATCGACGTCTTATTATCACCATGAAACTTCGTTCGACGTCGCTTTAACAGCCGGCTCAGTGGTGTAATACTCTAATAACCTGAACATACTAAAACAGAAGGCCTTGTAGAATCTTCACTAATCGTCTTAAAATAAAGAGAGCTGCTGCCTCTGAGCATCATTGAGAATCTTCTTAAGACTATCCGTAGTGCGCTGATCCAAATTTTTGCGCTCAAAAACCAACTGCTGCCGACTCTGCTCGTACTCCATAAATCCCTGGATACCATCATTGGCCCCAGCTGCACCCAACAATCCACCCATCGGCATTGGAGAACCTCTGCGATGAAGCTCGATCATCTCTTCACAAATAACACCATCTTTAGCATTGTACTCAGCGATCAGATCTCCGAGTTTAGAGCGCTGCTCTGATGCCAGCGATTCAAGCGACTGCGCCCTCATCATGGTTGCATATACGCCCCGCTCAAGATGCGAATAGACATGCGGAAAAGCTGTTTTTTTGTACTGCTGTAAAAAGATCTCGCGTTGGTTCGGTGGTAGTGATTGACTAATCTCTTCTACATGCCGAACATTAACCGCAGAAAGTGACTTCAACGCTGCAGTTGCATTATCAAGTAGCTTGCTTAGTTCATCTTGATTTTCCAAGAACACGGATGCCATCATCATGGGACTGGGCTCACCTTCCAACTCATCCATATTTTCAAATAAAACATCTCTTGCAAGAATGAGGAGCTCAACAATGGAATCCAGAAGATCATTCCAAGCCATTGTGACGGTAAGGCCCATCTCTTCATGATAAACCAGCAAGGGCTTTTCTAATTCTGAGCGTTCTTGATCGCTGAGATCAAGTTCTGCCAACACATCCGCCAAGTTGACTGCGAATTCAGCTGATCCGGCAAATCCCATTCCATTGAGCCGGAGACCTTCTGTCAATTTGTCTGGCAAATATAAACTGAATCCCCGGCGCAACTGAGCCTGTCGAAGCGAAAAATGCCCTGGATCGACGCCAAGCACAGTCGAAACATTCTCAAAGAAAACCTGGTCAACCAAAATCATGCCGTCAAAAGCAATTCGCCCCTCCCGAAACAGACGGCGCAATTCGTCTTCCGAAGGAATGTTGCCGCCTCGCAATGCCATGCCGATGCCGATCAAACGCCCCGCAAAAGGCATCACTTCT is a window from the Phycisphaerales bacterium genome containing:
- a CDS encoding PAS domain-containing sensor histidine kinase; this translates as MSLKSEKLLIPGSGPMRTVVRLIDAINLPAGLIDDDGLLVYANSAWWQMVGDRPMAGRPAMLSDFVNYEVPKDKQYSMSDNFCVDVSLTQRGGRKAELELLPREDDYQVVIIQIKTEHVGGDVADASSYRVNSKEHLQSIIDAIPADVAWIGSDLCYRGVNRHLSETIDMASGDIVGQKVGFLAKREDTIGVSDDIADFVRWFFESEQQVASREWVGRLVSARTDLQNFAIYGRKYGKGDEAVFINIDITSRRRENELNRFQNRILGELIQNSSLEETLGKISHGLMDLLPDRRCGIIYDEGQIKDTSFTDRVVRDELSNFQVICFSSLGKLKTDLEERIGGSEFRFIEHDAEHVTGDLATIVNQFEKKSKGVWLCPLPDDSGNTRGAILIVGDEEGEPQEFTQRLLKAATRLAELSVRHDQVRLKIISYQNHLETLVEDRSHELRESEARFHNIAEWAPVMIWMSDKAGNITYLNQMCREFTGYTTLSDMDSNWRSLLHPDDHDRICIDLERVLGSSSHYESTWRLRRKDGEVRWVATWLVPRINRDGESIGMVGSSTDITDQLRAEEATRQLGMIVESSNNAIIGQDLDNRIVSWNHAAQELYGYSQAEAIGQLYKKIVPKDRWNELETINQAALADEGLRDLKTMRIRKDGRSVHVQMSVAPIKDLTGRLVGISSTTVDITEQKMAEQALHESEHRFRSLFETAGDGIFVMDHSGTIVDVNRQACESLLKSRHELIGMTIGMFSHPQAKTLGKQMGKSLDSHSSDFLKLIASMEPNVPVTVNLFHERRDGVQVPVEFRCVRTSRDVTGYILGIARDLTDRHRSEAVLRESEQQYRTLFEEASDLIFGVDSNGGLLFMNPEWMKRLGLEQSRISQYTIEDFIVADCLGAVRLLIGSSAMVSESQPLEVTLKTQDDYAIVVQGAVVCAIDSEKRTSYRGIFRDVTQQREVERIKDDLISTVSHELRTPLTSLRGYSELLLDREMSSQQVKEYVQIIHQETLRLNRLINDLLDIQKLETEGHDYHFESMDLLEILNEVIRLFSDAESTARIKLEGDKSLKTIGDSDRLRQVFVNLLSNAVKVSGSESPIIVNADVDGSRVVISVTDYGVGIPEHAIPKLFKKFARVDSPEHHNVKGTGLGLALAHEIVLAHRGRIWVESRYGEGSTFFVSLPVGRESDA
- a CDS encoding sigma-54 dependent transcriptional regulator, which produces MSSKDNSKHEESIALLREQLRLAQSQLIRYARDIRHAREGNQDTQDSSELREELDVAHTQLLRYAKDLQSLSKTHKNQQQTLQSAQRELSVASRQLQDFATVAGQTDAKDIIGKTGKSVVGKDIAPIAESAKMSNILVMCQKVASSEATVLLQGETGTGKEVCATYIHQQSPRRDNSLVAINCAALPETLLENELFGHEKGAFTGADEMKIGLLESANEGTLFLDEVGEMDLGLQVKLLRVIEQRQITRVGGNQSIDVAVRIVAATNRDLREEVDKGRFRSDLYYRLNVFPIVVPPLRERREDIAPLVDHFLLSVAARQGLHPPVLGKGVMEALTAYRWPGNIRELRNVIERCMLLADAGVIEIRSLPPEIGGDSNSRPSYTAASDGGESMLAQQEREMILNTLKETGWNQSAAARILGIKRETLRYRMQKFGLSSASD
- a CDS encoding response regulator, yielding MKTVLVVDDEASLRNLVRTTLESDSYRILEASDGNEALEIAIVEKPDLIVVDWMMPGRTGIEVVVELRKTVDGKDIPIIMLTARGQKVDMERGAEAGVTVYLVKPFSPLELIDTVEQLLGSAF
- a CDS encoding FliA/WhiG family RNA polymerase sigma factor → MVSANKTLSKSKASDAKSEQLWTKYLAQRNDKDRNALVEHYMPLVRSQSRVMASKMPAQAILDSDDLMIAGTFGLMEAIDNFDPERGKRFESFCTWRVRGAMLDEMRASDWMPRIARLRRRQTRRMADQFQAENGYRPGDDEIAETIGQGEEEVTKCIRASQAGHIQSLDDIVSSKGDRLLFRIDAVSGDSGENGDSNFLRGELRGEILDALSRTERLIVSLYYLEHMTLKRIGITLGLTESRVSQIHTSVLMKLRRGLESQGS
- a CDS encoding GNAT family N-acyltransferase, which encodes MQRSTEDNPLQINSPYKDPIRNGLVSLVKPALNRLLRLRTINKIYRNSVSNPSDQPFSARVLQECGIEIDLSDDALKQIPATGPLIIVANHPYGGVEGLALDALVRRVRPDVKSISNYLLHALPPMREDFLPIDPFGGRNSATHNLAPLRIAMRWPRDGHALIIFPAGEVSHSTRQNFHVSDPPWDPGMARLIRKSGASVLPIYVRGHNRTRFQIAGLLHPRLRTLLLPREFLNQRDSRLQLEIGHLMSPDQFDRFPTDHDLISYLRIRTYSLRGRKEDKGKSRSELRRAKKRSRSRQAVAKPGNPELLCREIEGLPNEYHYVSSNKFDVYCAPAHAIPETIHEIGRQRELVFRTTNAGTGKALDLDEFDESFHHLFLWNNEQRELVGAYRLGLTDEIVAKQGLSGLYCSTLFRIKRRLIDQLLPAIELGRSFIRPEYQKTHSALMLLWKGIGQFVCKQPKYNRLFGTVTITNDYHSISKQILIAFLESTQFVPPIDNIFEPRHPVHLPPIRDWDSKEASVIIQDLADVDDLIREVEEDRMSVPVLIRQYSKLNAKLLGFNVDPDFGDVVDGLMYVDLAQSDPRFLTYFMGRKNAAAFLEYHNHSQEESAPTTKSTE